A genome region from Lactobacillus sp. ESL0791 includes the following:
- a CDS encoding AAA family ATPase, whose amino-acid sequence MRKIFLLRGAPGSGKSSFIIRHHLQPYAIMRDQIRLLLADLTVYYDEDTDYLHQVIPRHVSAQTEQIVDQLVEHKMAHGETVIVDGTHIAPESIEHFHPLAERYRYEVFVVDLMYRKTLNSLLNRNEVRMQYDWVRPEVIEQMYYSYREHPEVPYWARVISPNQMVHALSQRESNLDHFGHVIAVPDKVEERQFPHVNIANFYFSFNDEFTARYGTYRNVVTIGKTKEEVVRDFRLPFFVFKFHHKHFLISAYPVRNEMLDPIKKVKGVWTYSTGLYNVTDFVREFPESESQHVHQFNLSKLQSDRLLHIW is encoded by the coding sequence ATGCGTAAAATATTTTTACTGCGAGGTGCACCTGGCTCCGGTAAATCATCCTTCATTATCCGTCATCACTTACAGCCATACGCAATTATGCGTGATCAAATCAGGTTACTATTGGCGGATTTAACAGTTTATTATGATGAAGATACCGATTACTTACATCAAGTAATTCCGCGTCACGTTTCGGCGCAGACAGAGCAAATAGTGGACCAACTGGTTGAACATAAGATGGCGCACGGAGAAACGGTGATTGTTGACGGCACACATATTGCGCCGGAATCAATTGAACATTTTCACCCGCTGGCTGAGCGCTATCGTTACGAGGTGTTTGTGGTCGATTTAATGTATCGTAAAACATTGAATAGCCTGTTAAACAGAAATGAAGTGCGGATGCAGTATGACTGGGTTAGGCCGGAGGTAATTGAGCAGATGTACTACTCTTATCGTGAGCACCCGGAGGTGCCTTATTGGGCGCGGGTAATTTCACCTAACCAAATGGTTCATGCGCTTTCGCAGCGGGAAAGCAACCTGGATCATTTTGGCCATGTGATTGCGGTGCCGGATAAGGTTGAGGAGCGGCAGTTTCCCCACGTTAATATTGCGAATTTTTATTTTTCGTTTAATGACGAATTTACTGCAAGGTACGGTACTTACCGCAATGTGGTTACGATTGGTAAAACCAAGGAGGAAGTCGTTCGCGATTTTCGCCTACCCTTTTTCGTCTTTAAATTTCACCACAAACATTTTTTGATTTCAGCGTATCCGGTTAGAAATGAAATGCTGGACCCGATTAAAAAGGTCAAGGGTGTTTGGACGTATTCGACGGGGCTGTATAATGTGACGGATTTTGTTCGTGAATTTCCGGAAAGCGAGTCGCAGCATGTGCACCAGTTTAATTTGAGCAAGCTGCAGTCGGACCGGCTGCTGCACATCTGGTAA
- a CDS encoding DUF308 domain-containing protein — protein MKIETNIFTAIIVLIVGLYDMAYAFNRRRQPNNKQGIWAFMILGVIFTIGGIVLIIMNLV, from the coding sequence ATGAAAATTGAAACAAATATTTTTACGGCAATCATCGTCTTGATTGTTGGTTTGTATGACATGGCCTATGCCTTTAACAGACGCAGGCAGCCCAATAACAAGCAGGGAATTTGGGCCTTTATGATTCTTGGTGTGATTTTTACAATCGGCGGCATTGTTTTAATAATAATGAATTTGGTGTAG
- a CDS encoding 2,3-diphosphoglycerate-dependent phosphoglycerate mutase, with amino-acid sequence MVKLVLLRHGQSAANASNTYTGWNDVPLTAAGKEQAQRAGNLVKQIPDFLPTHIHTSVLSRAIITANIVADVCNFLYLPLTKTWRLNERNYGKLRGLNKDLSRKIYGADQVLEWRRGFYAIPPKPDKPLTNRRYRRCDPRFVPQAESLYQTQQRVLPYYHAHVTTHLLRGEDQLIVAHGSSLRALIKKLEEINDQDIIKLEVPNAEPIVYTMDSQLRIVDKQILK; translated from the coding sequence ATGGTCAAGCTTGTTTTGCTGCGGCACGGGCAGAGTGCCGCAAATGCCAGCAATACTTATACCGGCTGGAATGACGTGCCCCTGACTGCTGCGGGCAAGGAGCAGGCGCAGAGAGCCGGTAATTTAGTTAAGCAGATTCCTGATTTTCTCCCCACGCATATTCATACCTCTGTACTGTCGCGAGCCATTATTACGGCCAACATTGTCGCGGATGTGTGCAATTTTTTGTACCTGCCGCTGACGAAGACCTGGCGCCTGAACGAACGCAATTATGGTAAATTGCGCGGCCTGAACAAGGATTTGTCGCGGAAAATTTACGGTGCCGACCAGGTGCTGGAATGGCGGCGCGGTTTTTATGCGATTCCGCCAAAGCCGGACAAGCCGCTGACCAACCGGCGCTACCGCCGGTGTGATCCCCGCTTTGTGCCGCAGGCTGAGAGCCTTTACCAAACCCAGCAGCGAGTCTTGCCGTATTACCACGCGCATGTGACCACACATTTATTAAGGGGTGAGGACCAGTTGATTGTGGCGCACGGATCAAGTCTGCGAGCCCTGATTAAGAAGCTGGAAGAAATTAATGATCAAGACATTATCAAGCTGGAAGTGCCCAATGCTGAGCCGATTGTGTATACAATGGATAGTCAGCTGCGAATTGTGGACAAACAAATTTTAAAATAG